In the genome of Brachionichthys hirsutus isolate HB-005 chromosome 23, CSIRO-AGI_Bhir_v1, whole genome shotgun sequence, one region contains:
- the ift46 gene encoding intraflagellar transport protein 46 homolog, producing the protein MLKNQPYDESHDVLDAPEVASVCSHTPSASRRSRKGRGLMLAQSDSDESDEDAKRTNEPIGRQPGVSPNEDEEEDEEEDEEDEDSDEDDESSKAPEGAYDPADYANLPASTEVKDLFQYITRYSPQSTELEHSLKPFIPDFIPAVGDIDAFLKVLRPDGRADRLGLVVLDEPSVRQSDPTVMSLWLSEESKQHRATELKVTSVSSPQTSSRQVAGWVESVRALHRSRPPASVLYGRPTPDIDTLMQEWPAELEELLGRRRLPPAHLHGSAAQYCDIICSLLDIPVSSNRIQSLHLLFSLYLQFRDSQHFSHT; encoded by the exons ATGCTGAAGAACCAGCCGTACGACGAGAGCCACGACGTGCTGGACGCCCCGGAGGTCGCTAGCGTCTGCAGCCACACGCCG TCGGCttccaggaggagcaggaaggggcgtggcctgatgtTGGCCCAAAGTGACAGTGACGAGTCTGACGAAGATGCCAAGAGGACCAACGAGCCAATCGGCAGACAGCCTGGGGTCAGTCCCaatgaggacgaggaggaagacgaggaggaagacgaggaggacgaggactcTGATGAGGACGATGAGTCCAGCAAAGCTCCAGAGGGGGCGTACGACCCCGCCGACTACGCTAACCTGCCCGCCAGCACGGAGGTCAAAGACTTGTTCCAGTACATCACACG CTACAGTCCTCAGTCCACGGAGCTGGAGCACAGCCTGAAGCCCTTCATCCCCGACTTCATCCCTGCTGTGGGAGACATCGACGCCTTCCTCAAG GTGCTGAGGCCCGACGGTAGAGCAGACAGGCTGGGCCTGGTGGTTCTGGACGAGCCCAGCGTCAGACAGTCCGACCCCACGGTGATGTCGCTGTGGCTGTCCGAGGAGAGCAAACAGCACCGAGCCACAGAG CTGAAGGTGACCAGCGTCTCCAGTCCTCAGACCAGCTCCCGGCAGGTGGCCGGCTGGGTGGAGAGCGTCCGTGCTCTGCACCGCTCCCGGCCTCCGGCTAGCGTCCTGTACGGCCGGCCGACGCCCGACATCGACACCTTGATGCAGGAGTGGCCggcggagctggaggagctgctgggtcGCCGCCGGTTACCGCCGGCGCACCTGCACGGCAGCGCCGCCCAGTACTGTGACATCATCTGCAGCCTGCTGGACATCCCAGTGTCCAGTAACCGGATCCAGTCTCTGCACCTGCTGTTCAGCCTCTACCTGCAGTTCAGAGACTCTCAGCACTTCTCACACACCTGA